From the Montipora capricornis isolate CH-2021 chromosome 2, ASM3666992v2, whole genome shotgun sequence genome, one window contains:
- the LOC138034624 gene encoding uncharacterized protein gives MESIHTVLNLVTPNCWMASLDFKDAYYSVKIHPDFQKFFKFSYNGTLYKYTALPSGLCTCPRKFTKMMKPPLAFLRQCGHIISGYIDDQYLQGKTQQKCVANVIAAITLFENLGLVIHPEKSVIVPQQRLVFLGFIIDSVLMTVSLTKDKKTKIKTLLSSLLENSCCVKIREVAKVVGHLISSLPGVKYGALHYRNLEMNKVAALKLTKGNFEETMCISHNGMSELNWWLCNLDSSFNTIRCPPVDVTLYLNASLQGWGAVINKKSTGGMWLPTESEHHINYLELLAAFFALQCFHSSLSGKHVKIMIDNTSAVFQINNMGTCHSEECNSLVVQI, from the coding sequence ATGGAGTCCATTCATACAGTTTTGAACCTTGTCACACCAAACTGTTGGATGGCCAGTTTGGACTTTAAAGACGCATATTATAGTGTGAAGATTCATCCTGATTTCCAAAAGTTTTTCAAGTTCTCTTACAATGGCACCCTTTACAAGTACACAGCCCTCCCCAGTGGTCTATGTACCTGCCCAAGAAAGTTTACAAAGATGATGAAACCACCTTTAGCATTTTTGAGACAATGTGGTCATATCATATCTGGGTATATTGATGATCAATACCTGCAAGGCAAAACCCAACAGAAGTGCGTAGCCAATGTTATTGCTGCTATCACATTGTTTGAAAACCTTGGACTTGTCATACACCCAGAGAAATCAGTCATAGTACCACAACAGCGACTCGTTTTTCTCGGCTTCATCATAGATTCTGTCCTTATGACAGTTAGCCTCACCAAAGACAAGAAAACCAAGATAAAAACACTCTTGTCTAGTCTTCTTGAGAACTCCTGTTGTGTTAAAATCCGTGAGGTTGCTAAAGTTGTTGGTCACCTAATTTCCAGTTTACCTGGTGTCAAGTATGGAGCCCTGCATTACAGAAATTTAGAAATGAACAAAGTTGCGGCCCTAAAGTTAACCAAAGGGAATTTTGAGGAGACCATGTGCATTTCCCACAATGGTATGTCTGAACTAAACTGGTGGTTATGTAACCTCGACAGCAGTTTTAACACCATCCGTTGCCCTCCTGTAGATGTAACCTTATATTTAAATGCATCCCTTCAGGGGTGGGGTGCAGTTATAAATAAGAAGTCAACAGGTGGGATGTGGCTCCCCACAGAAAGTGAGCATCACATAAATTACCTCGAGCTGCTTGCAGCATTTTTTGCTCTCCAGTGTTTCCATTCCTCCCTCTCTGGAAAGCATGTTAAAATAATGATTGATAATACCTCTgctgtttttcaaataaacaatatGGGTACTTGTCACAGTGAGGAATGTAATTCCCTTGTCGTACAGATCTGA
- the LOC138034633 gene encoding zinc finger protein 862-like, translated as MSLLNFGFTQGKKGEDQCPKRSADGPAAEDEIQTKNKKYDTQRKRVFLPQWKTKWPWVAHDEVKGVMFCKTCRKYPSLADKSSPLFSGTSNFRVDPLKSHRRSREHETCELRLQHESKENATTELKNTPIGKALLKVDENQKKRLCFLFNTAYAVAKKGKPFSDFEYICELQIKNGLDLGENYLNDHACQKFVLSAAHIIRDDIKSVVAKNHFVSVLSDGSTDSAVVEQEIVYLRYIDFDFKPITRLIEIVPLENANATGIYSSIQKGLETVNLSFEKLQPTAPGPSLACANFDGCNVMLGHKGGVITKIKEVIPTALGIHCVAHKLELAVLDASKSCPQMAKFEDALKGIFNYYHFSPKRRRELKEISHLFETELAHFSAVKQVRWLASKERAVSALKRNLATVVMHLEHRHTEGTRAEDSNRAKGYHKEITTVTFIKMLYFLLDFLPAIARLSKIFQKEEFLIFEIQDVVERAVIELSALKLHPGTNMKEFQEKLNLGERKFGDIELTGNQENFVSYCDDQTTRNLIDNTIQYINTRFSNLKEEPLSLMTVFDFHKWPLGSQELGTFGNNQIKKLVCEHLDHFFLPEEREEIPAEWILLKLFVRSFRTNPLVDVYSLVLKQKPSEMSHLLKLIEYLLVVSPSTASCERGFSKMNVLKTRYRTGLRQESLQSQLLVMTEGPELEHFDGDRAINHWLTVGPGTRHVSGHALPSSKRVESATCTSLEVNLAKK; from the coding sequence ATGAGCCTCTTGAACTTTGGGTTCACGCAGGGAAAGAAAGGAGAAGATCAGTGTCCTAAGCGTAGTGCCGATGGTCCAGCGGCTGAAGATGAAATtcagacaaaaaacaaaaagtacgACACGCAGCGTAAACGTGTTTTTCTTCCACagtggaaaacaaaatggccgtgGGTTGCGCATGACGAGGTAAAGGGTGTTATGTTTTGCAAAACATGTCGCAAATATCCATCTTTAGCAGACAAATCCAGTCCATTGTTTAGTGGAACATCAAACTTTCGAGTTGATCCGTTGAAGAGTCATCGCCGTTCACGGGAGCACGAAACTTGTGAGTTGCGATTACAACACGAATCGAAAGAGAATGCAACAACGGAACTGAAAAACACGCCTATAGGAAAAGCACTCCTGAAAGTTGatgaaaatcaaaagaaaagacTATGCTTCCTATTTAACACAGCTTATGCCGTTGCAAAAAAAGGTAAGCCATTTTCTGACTTCGAGTACATTTGTGAGCTTCAGATTAAGAACGGACTTGATCTGGGTGAAAACTACCTTAACGACCACGCCTGTCAGAAGTTTGTTTTGTCAGCAGCGCATATAATTCGAGATGATATCAAAAGTGTTGtggccaaaaaccattttgttAGTGTTTTGTCAGATGGAAGCACGGACTCGGCAGTTGTTGAACAAGAGATTGTTTATTTGCGTTACATTGATTTTGATTTCAAGCCTATTACAAGACTAATTGAAATAGTACCGCTCGAGAATGCAAATGCAACAGGAATTTATAGCAGCATCCAGAAAGGTCTAGAAACAGTCAATCTGAGTTTTGAGAAACTTCAACCAACTGCTCCAGGACCCAGCTTGGCTTGTGCAAACTTTGATGGTTGCAATGTTATGCTTGGCCATAAAGGAGGGGTCATTACCAAGATCAAGGAAGTTATACCAACAGCCCTCGGAATTCACTGTGTAGCCCATAAACTTGAGCTGGCAGTCCTAGATGCAAGCAAATCTTGCCCACAAATGGCAAAATTTGAGGACGCACTAAAGggaatatttaattattatcatttctCCCCTAAACGCCGAAGGGAATTGAAGGAAATCAGCCACCTTTTTGAAACTGAACTTGCTCATTTTAGTGCAGTGAAACAGGTCAGATGGCTGGCAAGCAAAGAGCGAGCTGTTTCTGCACTGAAAAGAAACCTGGCCACTGTGGTAATGCATCTTGAACATCGCCACACTGAGGGAACAAGGGCTGAAGATTCCAATCGGGCAAAAGGCTACCACAAAGAGATCACTACAGTCACCTTCATCAAGATGttgtattttttgcttgatttcttGCCTGCCATTGCAAGGCTCTCAAAAATTTTCCAGAAAGAAGAGTTTCTTATCTTTGAAATTCAAGATGTTGTTGAAAGAGCAGTCATTGAGCTGTCTGCTCTCAAACTTCATCCAGGAACAAACATGAAAGAATTCCAGGAAAAACTCAACCTTGGTGAAAGAAAATTCGGAGACATAGAGCTGACTGGCAATCAGGAAAACTTTGTGAGTTACTGTGATGACCAAACCACAAGAAACCTCATTGATAACACAATCCAGTACATAAACACCAGGTTTAGCAACTTGAAGGAGGAGCCACTGTCTCTAATGACAGTGTttgactttcacaaatggcCACTTGGGTCACAAGAATTGGGAACATTTGGAAATAATCAAATAAAGAAACTAGTTTGTGAACACTTGGATCACTTCTTTTTACCAGAGGAAAGGGAGGAAATTCCTGCAGAGTGGATTTTGCTGAAGCTTTTTGTGCGTTCATTCAGGACAAATCCATTAGTAGATGTTTATTCACTTGTGCTAAAGCAGAAGCCTTCAGAAATGAGTCACCTTCTCAAGTTAATAGAGTACCTCTTGGTTGTATCTCCAAGCACAGCTAGCTGTGAGCGAGGCTTTTCAAAGAtgaatgttcttaaaacaagatACAGAACAGGCTTAAGACAGGAGTCTTTACAGTCTCAGTTGCTGGTGATGACAGAAGGGCCTGAACTGGAACATTTTGATGGAGACAGGGCCATAAATCACTGGCTTACAGTTGGACCTGGAACAAGACATGTCTCGGGGCATGCTTTACCAAGCTCTAAGAGGGTGGAAAGTGCTACATGTACTTCACTGGAAGTAAACTTGGCGAAGAAGTAG